The Leclercia adecarboxylata region AAATTTATTCATTATTATTTTCTGCCATCACGTCATACGCTCTTTTATGAGCGATTAACAACAGGTTGAGAAAGAGAACGCTATGAAACTGTATGTCTATGAGCACTGCCCGTTCTGTATCCGCGCAAGAATGATTTTTGGTCTTAAAAAGGTGCCCCTTGAGTTAAGTGTGATTATGGAGGGGGATGTCGACACACCCACCCGCATGGTAGGCCGGAAGGTGGTGCCGATTCTGCAAAAAGAAGAGGGCGTTTACATGCCGGAAAGCATGGATATCGTCCATTACGTCGACCAGCGTGATGGCGCGCCGGTTATTAAAGGGGAATGCGACCCGCAGATTGACGCCTGGTGTAAAGACAATACCCGTACCGTATTCAATCTGGCGATTCCGCGTTTTACCCGGGCGGA contains the following coding sequences:
- the grxB gene encoding glutaredoxin 2, translated to MKLYVYEHCPFCIRARMIFGLKKVPLELSVIMEGDVDTPTRMVGRKVVPILQKEEGVYMPESMDIVHYVDQRDGAPVIKGECDPQIDAWCKDNTRTVFNLAIPRFTRADFKELSTPAAREAYTQREIKAFGDLDELMANTQSYIDTLVDELGKIEAYLRARNAVSITDFYLFPVLNSLTIVKDFPYPDYLSGYLDHVASSCNVPLFTDKAL